In Halapricum desulfuricans, a single window of DNA contains:
- a CDS encoding flavin reductase family protein, giving the protein MAADPFEEISAHDSKSLFKPKVVALVVTDSPETGPNVMTASWWMLAGYDPLRYQLAVSHKTHTHEIIEERGEFVLAAPSTGMIDALAVAGQVSGRDIDKIEYLDLDTVPGKHVDVPLLADAVGNIECSVIDSFTFENCTYYFADVETAHVTRGGLDGRVLSLDDADVLAYMGSDWDEGDEGTKSRYYLDLSDDDVRRYPGDAVHEALPDTESSE; this is encoded by the coding sequence ATGGCCGCCGATCCGTTCGAGGAGATCTCAGCACACGATTCGAAGTCGCTGTTCAAGCCGAAAGTCGTCGCGCTGGTCGTCACCGACAGCCCGGAGACGGGGCCGAACGTCATGACGGCCTCGTGGTGGATGCTGGCCGGCTACGACCCGTTGCGCTACCAGCTGGCCGTCAGCCACAAGACCCACACTCACGAGATCATCGAGGAACGCGGCGAGTTCGTGCTGGCGGCCCCTTCGACCGGGATGATCGACGCGCTGGCGGTCGCCGGACAGGTCAGCGGCCGCGACATCGACAAGATCGAGTATCTGGATCTCGATACCGTCCCCGGCAAGCACGTCGACGTCCCGCTTTTGGCCGACGCAGTCGGCAACATCGAGTGTTCGGTCATCGACTCGTTCACCTTCGAGAACTGCACCTACTACTTCGCGGACGTCGAGACGGCACACGTGACTCGCGGTGGCCTCGACGGGCGCGTGCTGTCGCTCGACGACGCGGACGTGCTGGCGTACATGGGCAGCGACTGGGACGAGGGCGACGAGGGGACGAAATCCCGCTACTACCTCGATCTGAGCGACGACGACGTGCGCCGGTACCCCGGCGACGCCGTTCACGAGGCGCTCCCCGATACGGAAAGCTCCGAGTGA
- a CDS encoding cation:proton antiporter produces the protein MFASIAAVGWLADRLGQSVIPFYIVIGMVASEFVVGRLDLPAELWGVALPAEIYVTETEFIELGAELGIVFLLFFLGLEFNLDRLLARRTQIGSAGTIDFLINFPAGLALGWLFFGSALPAFLVAGIVYISSSAIITKSLIDLGWIANDEAEPILGTLVYEDLLIAVYLAVAGALVLGGGDPTQAARSVGVALAFLVVLVVAVQFGTPAFERLFATDSHEFIVLRAVGLAVLVAGMALALGVSEAVAAFFVGMALASTGHVQQIEELLEPLRDLFAAVFFFWIGLVTDPLAVAGAAGLIAVAVLATTPTKVLSGYLGGRAFDLDARRSARTALAMTTRGEFSLIIATLAVSGVAAGTIPGPVGERISAFAVGYVLVMAVIGTTLMQYSGPFETAVQARFGEPSTEQ, from the coding sequence ATGTTCGCCTCGATCGCGGCCGTCGGCTGGCTGGCCGACCGGCTCGGCCAGTCGGTCATCCCCTTTTACATCGTGATCGGCATGGTCGCCAGCGAGTTCGTCGTCGGTCGCCTCGACCTGCCGGCCGAACTCTGGGGGGTCGCGTTGCCGGCCGAGATCTACGTCACGGAGACTGAATTTATCGAACTCGGCGCGGAGCTGGGGATCGTCTTCCTGCTGTTTTTCCTCGGGCTGGAGTTCAACCTCGATCGGCTGCTGGCTCGGCGCACACAGATCGGCTCCGCCGGGACGATCGATTTCCTGATCAACTTCCCCGCGGGGCTCGCGCTGGGGTGGCTCTTTTTCGGGTCGGCCCTGCCGGCGTTTCTCGTCGCCGGGATCGTCTACATCTCCTCGTCGGCGATCATCACGAAGTCGCTGATCGACCTGGGCTGGATCGCCAACGACGAGGCCGAGCCGATCCTGGGGACGCTCGTCTACGAGGACCTGCTCATCGCCGTCTATCTGGCCGTGGCCGGCGCGCTCGTGCTTGGCGGCGGCGACCCGACCCAGGCCGCACGATCGGTCGGGGTCGCGCTCGCGTTTCTCGTCGTGCTGGTGGTCGCCGTCCAGTTCGGGACGCCGGCCTTCGAGCGGCTGTTCGCGACCGACTCCCACGAGTTCATCGTGCTCCGTGCCGTCGGGCTCGCCGTGCTGGTCGCCGGAATGGCACTGGCGCTTGGCGTTAGCGAGGCCGTCGCGGCGTTTTTCGTCGGGATGGCGCTCGCTTCGACCGGGCACGTCCAGCAGATCGAGGAGCTGCTCGAACCGCTGCGTGACCTGTTCGCGGCGGTGTTCTTCTTCTGGATCGGGCTGGTGACCGACCCGCTCGCGGTCGCCGGGGCCGCGGGACTGATCGCGGTCGCCGTCTTGGCGACGACGCCCACGAAGGTCCTCAGCGGCTATCTCGGGGGCCGAGCGTTCGATCTCGACGCACGCCGCTCCGCGCGGACCGCGCTCGCGATGACCACTCGCGGCGAGTTCTCGCTCATCATCGCGACGCTCGCCGTCTCGGGGGTCGCAGCCGGAACGATTCCGGGGCCGGTCGGAGAGCGGATCAGCGCATTCGCGGTGGGGTACGTGCTGGTCATGGCCGTGATCGGGACAACACTTATGCAGTACTCCGGCCCCTTCGAGACGGCTGTCCAGGCCAGATTCGGCGAGCCGAGCACGGAACAGTAA
- a CDS encoding 3-dehydroquinate synthase II — protein MTRTVWLKADSEVGDWEARKRRITAGLEAGVDWVLVDEHDVERVRELGAVEVAAFAHGDVQVMEAEGEEPAPDATIVGKDGEGDGTVDLPADFSGSADLSALRANGGGDGGYVRIFDENYEAFAEAVAAEADYTIVVGEDWQIIPLENLIARVGEETHLIAGVQTAEDARTAYETLEIGADGVLLDTDDPDEIRRTVEVRDEAGRETLALQYAEVTAVEQTGSADRVCIDTANLMDHDEGMLVGSMSRGLFFVHAETAESPYVASRPFRVNAGAVHAYVRTPDGGTKYLSELQSGDEVQVVDSEGHTREAIVGRAKIEKRPMFRIQAELQREDGETDRVETLLQNAETIKVRTREGRKAVTDLEVGDEIALYYEDTARHFGEAVEESIIEK, from the coding sequence ATGACACGGACAGTCTGGCTCAAGGCCGACAGCGAGGTCGGCGACTGGGAGGCGCGCAAGCGACGGATCACCGCCGGACTCGAGGCCGGCGTCGACTGGGTGCTGGTGGACGAACACGACGTCGAGCGGGTCCGCGAACTCGGCGCGGTCGAGGTCGCGGCGTTCGCTCACGGCGATGTCCAGGTGATGGAAGCCGAGGGCGAGGAACCCGCGCCCGACGCGACGATCGTCGGCAAGGACGGCGAGGGCGACGGCACCGTCGACCTGCCCGCGGACTTCTCGGGCTCGGCCGACCTGTCGGCACTCCGGGCGAACGGCGGCGGTGACGGGGGATATGTCCGCATCTTCGACGAGAACTACGAGGCCTTCGCCGAGGCGGTCGCCGCGGAGGCCGATTACACGATCGTCGTCGGCGAGGACTGGCAGATCATTCCCCTCGAGAACCTCATCGCCCGCGTCGGCGAGGAGACGCACCTCATCGCGGGCGTCCAGACCGCCGAAGACGCCCGAACCGCCTACGAGACTCTCGAGATCGGCGCGGACGGCGTCCTGCTGGACACCGACGATCCCGACGAGATCCGCAGGACTGTCGAGGTCCGCGACGAGGCCGGCCGCGAGACCCTGGCGCTGCAGTACGCCGAGGTCACGGCCGTCGAGCAGACCGGCTCCGCGGACCGGGTCTGTATCGACACGGCGAACCTGATGGACCACGACGAGGGAATGCTCGTCGGCTCGATGTCCCGCGGCCTGTTCTTCGTCCACGCCGAGACCGCCGAGTCGCCGTACGTCGCCTCCCGACCCTTTAGAGTCAACGCCGGCGCGGTCCACGCCTACGTCCGGACGCCCGACGGCGGTACGAAGTACCTCTCGGAACTGCAGAGCGGCGACGAGGTGCAGGTCGTCGACAGCGAGGGCCATACCCGCGAGGCGATCGTCGGCCGGGCGAAAATCGAGAAACGGCCGATGTTCCGGATCCAGGCCGAACTCCAGCGCGAGGACGGCGAGACCGACCGCGTCGAGACGCTGCTGCAGAACGCCGAGACGATCAAGGTCCGCACCCGCGAGGGCCGGAAAGCCGTGACCGATCTCGAGGTCGGCGACGAGATCGCGCTCTACTACGAGGACACGGCCCGACACTTCGGCGAGGCCGTCGAGGAGTCGATCATCGAGAAGTAA
- a CDS encoding cation:proton antiporter regulatory subunit, with the protein MTVEESELPGVGKKHVVELNGEQLVIVTHNTGKREVFRRPDSDTDSEKLFELSDDLARTVGTILEGAYFQPVEAEKRETTLPGGILLEWYEVQPGSPLAGTTIGDAHVGRKTGASIVAIERGGATVESPGPDTEIQEGDTLVVTGTSEDCDAFERLLAGEE; encoded by the coding sequence ATGACCGTCGAAGAGAGCGAACTCCCCGGTGTGGGCAAGAAACACGTCGTCGAACTCAACGGGGAGCAACTCGTGATCGTCACGCACAACACCGGCAAGCGTGAGGTGTTCAGGCGTCCGGATTCGGACACCGACTCGGAGAAACTGTTTGAACTGTCCGACGACCTCGCGCGGACCGTCGGGACGATCCTCGAGGGGGCGTACTTCCAGCCGGTCGAGGCCGAAAAGCGCGAGACGACCCTCCCCGGCGGAATCTTGCTGGAGTGGTACGAGGTCCAGCCCGGCTCGCCGCTGGCGGGGACGACGATCGGAGACGCACACGTCGGCCGGAAGACGGGCGCGAGCATCGTCGCAATCGAGCGCGGCGGCGCGACCGTCGAGAGTCCCGGCCCGGACACCGAAATACAGGAGGGCGACACGCTCGTCGTCACTGGTACGAGCGAGGACTGTGATGCCTTCGAGCGGTTGCTGGCCGGTGAAGAATGA
- a CDS encoding type I 3-dehydroquinate dehydratase: MDFDSFVLAASTADLADEPDAREHADCIEFRMDLAESPLEALESYDGELPVLATNRADWEGGEATDDGRRLDELERAAERDAVGAIDLELETMRSGDGERVADHAREHGADVVVSSHDFEGTPGMTELQETLRAACTYGDVGKLAVTAQARADVLDLLVATRAATAEGDRVATMAMGEPGRHSRAVAPLYGSRIGYAPVDPAEATAPGQYDLATLRELIETLAGEGDSVNTPER, from the coding sequence ATGGACTTCGACTCGTTCGTGCTGGCGGCCTCGACGGCGGATCTCGCCGACGAACCCGACGCGAGAGAACACGCCGACTGCATCGAGTTCCGCATGGATCTGGCCGAATCGCCGCTGGAGGCACTCGAGAGCTACGACGGGGAACTCCCAGTCCTCGCGACCAACCGGGCCGACTGGGAGGGCGGCGAGGCGACCGACGACGGGCGGCGGCTCGACGAACTCGAGCGGGCGGCCGAACGCGACGCCGTCGGGGCGATCGACCTCGAACTCGAGACGATGCGCTCGGGCGACGGCGAGCGCGTGGCCGATCACGCCCGCGAGCACGGCGCGGACGTAGTGGTCTCGAGTCACGACTTCGAAGGGACGCCCGGCATGACCGAACTCCAGGAGACGCTCCGGGCGGCCTGCACGTACGGCGACGTCGGCAAGCTCGCCGTGACCGCACAGGCCCGTGCCGACGTGCTCGACCTGCTGGTCGCGACGCGGGCCGCGACCGCCGAGGGCGATCGCGTCGCGACGATGGCGATGGGCGAGCCGGGTCGCCACTCCCGCGCGGTCGCGCCGCTGTACGGCTCGCGGATCGGCTACGCGCCGGTCGATCCGGCCGAGGCGACCGCACCCGGGCAGTACGATCTGGCGACGCTCCGGGAGTTGATCGAGACGCTCGCCGGCGAAGGAGACAGTGTTAACACGCCCGAACGTTGA
- a CDS encoding AsnC family transcriptional regulator — MRQLDETDLEILSLLAADARRPYSEIGEEIGLSGPAVSDRVTRLQEAGIIRNFTIDVDRSELRAGVPVLIRLETTAIDRLRDRLREADPVEHVFVTAEGEVWFYARAEARNVRTWVESLLGEAEATYTVTLVEEAEWTPSIDGLEFALTCAECGNTVDAEGETARIDEEVYHFCCPSCLDRFRSRYQRLEESA; from the coding sequence ATGCGCCAGCTGGACGAGACGGACCTGGAGATCCTGTCGCTGCTCGCGGCGGACGCCCGCCGGCCCTACAGCGAGATCGGCGAGGAGATCGGCCTGTCCGGGCCGGCGGTCTCCGATCGGGTCACGCGGCTGCAGGAAGCGGGGATCATCCGCAACTTCACGATCGACGTCGACCGCTCGGAACTGCGGGCCGGGGTGCCGGTGTTGATCCGACTCGAGACGACGGCGATCGACCGGCTCCGGGACCGACTGCGCGAGGCCGACCCGGTCGAGCACGTGTTCGTCACCGCCGAGGGCGAGGTCTGGTTTTACGCCCGCGCCGAGGCCCGGAACGTCCGCACGTGGGTCGAATCGCTGCTGGGTGAGGCCGAAGCCACATACACTGTCACGCTGGTCGAGGAAGCCGAGTGGACGCCGTCGATCGACGGCCTGGAGTTCGCGCTCACCTGTGCGGAGTGTGGCAACACGGTCGACGCCGAGGGTGAGACGGCCCGGATCGACGAGGAGGTCTATCACTTCTGCTGTCCGTCCTGTCTCGATCGCTTCCGAAGCCGGTATCAGCGGCTCGAAGAGAGCGCGTAG
- a CDS encoding MFS transporter translates to MTDRWLYPWGLGSVAFGGASLLVPLYAVQLGASAFQLGLLASAAALAGAPGAVVFGRLADRVSVRRPLVVGTLAVVAACLAAIPFVSTVTAVVVANAALWLVIAAVAPVVTMVVVDATPESAWAGRIGRLNKFQGYGWAVGLLVGTVWPLAVGRSVGVETATRTLFWMFAACGAVSAAGTAWTLPRPDDHVTSPRQLRRIGRLLATSRGSIRGTTVAFSPNRLYWSTRALRPERLRERFSPALVTYLLAAALFLSGSAAFWAPLPLALTDAGIGSGPVFGLYLLASLGSAVLYEPAGRLASRYDLRRLQAGALAVRAVSLPVVALAAGIGIVSFRFGFVGLWLAIIGGTWGVMAVVGTAIVTHLAPPEVRGEILGVHAALGAVAGGVGGLLGGWVATVGYVAAFVIAAGLVLSGAALVLSLERVSGGPSVDGSRSR, encoded by the coding sequence ATGACCGATCGCTGGCTGTATCCGTGGGGGCTCGGTTCCGTCGCGTTCGGCGGCGCGTCGCTTCTGGTCCCGCTGTATGCCGTCCAGCTCGGGGCGTCCGCGTTCCAGCTCGGGCTGCTGGCGTCGGCCGCCGCGCTCGCCGGCGCACCCGGTGCGGTCGTCTTCGGCAGGCTCGCCGATCGCGTTTCCGTTCGCCGACCGCTCGTCGTCGGGACGCTGGCGGTCGTGGCCGCGTGTCTCGCCGCGATTCCGTTCGTCTCGACCGTTACAGCCGTCGTCGTCGCCAACGCCGCGCTCTGGCTGGTCATCGCCGCCGTCGCGCCCGTGGTGACGATGGTCGTCGTCGACGCGACTCCGGAGTCGGCCTGGGCCGGACGGATCGGCCGGCTCAACAAGTTCCAGGGGTACGGGTGGGCCGTCGGGCTACTCGTCGGGACGGTCTGGCCGCTGGCCGTCGGCCGGTCCGTCGGCGTCGAGACGGCGACGCGGACGCTGTTCTGGATGTTCGCCGCCTGCGGAGCCGTCAGTGCCGCGGGGACGGCGTGGACGCTTCCGCGTCCGGACGATCACGTCACGAGCCCGCGTCAGCTCCGGCGGATCGGCCGGCTCCTCGCCACGTCTCGTGGCAGTATCCGGGGCACGACTGTCGCCTTCTCGCCGAACCGACTCTACTGGTCGACGCGCGCGCTCCGTCCGGAGCGACTGCGCGAGCGGTTCAGCCCCGCGCTGGTCACGTATCTGCTGGCGGCCGCGCTGTTCCTGTCGGGTTCGGCTGCCTTCTGGGCACCGCTGCCGCTCGCGCTCACGGACGCCGGGATCGGATCGGGTCCGGTCTTCGGGCTCTACTTGCTGGCGAGTCTCGGTTCGGCGGTGCTGTACGAACCTGCCGGCCGGCTCGCGTCGCGATACGATCTCCGTCGGCTCCAGGCGGGCGCGCTCGCCGTCCGGGCGGTCTCGCTTCCAGTCGTCGCGCTGGCGGCCGGGATCGGGATCGTCTCGTTCCGGTTCGGCTTCGTCGGCCTCTGGCTTGCGATCATCGGTGGCACCTGGGGCGTCATGGCCGTCGTCGGGACGGCGATCGTGACGCACCTCGCACCCCCGGAGGTCCGGGGCGAGATCCTCGGCGTCCACGCGGCTCTCGGGGCGGTCGCGGGCGGCGTCGGCGGCCTCCTCGGCGGCTGGGTCGCGACCGTCGGCTATGTCGCTGCGTTCGTGATCGCCGCCGGGCTCGTGCTGTCCGGCGCGGCGCTCGTGCTGTCGCTGGAGCGCGTGTCTGGCGGGCCGTCTGTCGACGGGAGCCGGTCCCGATAG
- a CDS encoding DUF7575 domain-containing protein: MTRSRKRPWLAAVLSLLYPGIGHLYLREWFRALLWLVLVFAASYVFVPAEATPETLSVSTIIEASQAVPTYGMVAMLALTLLSMGDAYVLARRLNASQSRGPQARLSIGRAGEDRTAGFDLPKELQTVGGSDDDRTTAQQDVEQTPEQTAAPGRCPSCGHEIDDPELDFCPWCAEPFDE, translated from the coding sequence GTGACACGCTCACGAAAGCGGCCATGGCTCGCGGCTGTGCTCTCGCTTCTGTACCCGGGGATCGGGCACCTGTACCTCCGGGAGTGGTTTCGGGCCCTGCTGTGGCTCGTGCTCGTCTTCGCGGCGTCGTACGTGTTCGTGCCGGCCGAAGCGACACCCGAGACGCTGAGCGTCTCGACGATCATAGAGGCGAGTCAGGCGGTCCCGACCTACGGGATGGTCGCGATGCTGGCGCTGACGCTGCTCAGTATGGGCGACGCGTACGTGCTGGCGCGACGACTGAACGCGAGCCAGTCGCGCGGACCGCAGGCGAGGCTCTCGATCGGGCGCGCGGGCGAGGACCGTACCGCGGGCTTCGACCTGCCGAAGGAATTGCAGACGGTCGGCGGGTCGGACGACGACCGTACGACGGCCCAGCAGGACGTCGAACAGACACCGGAACAGACGGCCGCACCCGGTCGCTGTCCGTCCTGCGGGCACGAGATCGACGACCCGGAACTGGACTTCTGTCCGTGGTGCGCCGAGCCGTTCGACGAGTGA
- a CDS encoding heavy-metal-associated domain-containing protein: MSLTLTVEGMSCEHCEQAVVEALEAVDGVTGASADHEADVAEVDGSADTAELVAAVADAGYEASA; encoded by the coding sequence ATGAGCCTGACACTCACCGTCGAAGGGATGAGCTGTGAACACTGCGAACAGGCCGTCGTCGAGGCGCTGGAAGCCGTCGACGGCGTGACCGGTGCGTCGGCCGACCACGAAGCCGACGTCGCCGAGGTCGACGGCTCGGCCGACACCGCCGAACTGGTCGCGGCAGTCGCCGACGCCGGCTACGAGGCGTCCGCGTAA
- a CDS encoding PAS domain-containing protein, whose translation MASEAGERHISTLVVTADQEFATACRTRLPPHADIDVTVVETVGKAIDVFVSRDRLDCIISDHDLPDTDGIAFLEIVRAQAPTLPFVLFTSHGSEQVASRAISADVTEYLIKESHADQWERLASLIEDAVTYYRNHSDLIDPGTRAQTLLDAVHDGIVVLRDGHVEYINNPGTELIAAKSRSSLIGRAIGDVLDVEERRSLSDILAAIQRRDRSFDRFKARLQRQNGAVLPVEITITAAEWTGSAATILVVRDVSEHEEREQDLWLKNRAMDNAPIGITIADADNPDRSLIYVNDQFEQLTGYSKDEALGANCRFLQGADTDPAAVREMRDAIDAQESVRVQIRNYREDGTEFWNQVTLAPVRNADGDVTHYIGFQEDVTEQVVRERRLRQYEYAIESTSDLIAAVDEDYQFLFANQAYRDFYDLDADEVTDRALPDVVGTETWETIQPYVDRSFTGESIQFEMTRSRPDQPTRSFDVRYHPLKGVDDETGGTMATMRDITDQRERERQLASLDRMLRHTLHNELNVITGRAEMIAERTSGEVTQWAGVIDRVADRILEQADKERDIVDFLSQPSTPTEIDVSEMVVDVADRMETRHPDADISVDVADDLHLLTLPELERALEELVENAVVHNDGTPVTVAVSADTDETTVTLTVEDNGPGIPDEERRVIVDNADIEPLLHSSGMGLWLVKRIITRAGGTLQFDAGDTGGSRVTLVVPRRGASGRARRE comes from the coding sequence ATGGCTTCAGAAGCCGGCGAGAGGCATATCTCTACGCTCGTCGTCACGGCTGACCAGGAGTTCGCCACCGCATGTCGCACTCGGCTCCCCCCACATGCCGATATCGACGTCACGGTCGTCGAAACGGTCGGCAAAGCGATCGATGTCTTCGTCTCCCGTGACCGTCTCGACTGTATCATCAGCGACCACGATCTCCCGGACACCGACGGGATCGCGTTTCTCGAAATCGTCAGAGCCCAGGCACCGACACTCCCGTTCGTTCTCTTCACCAGCCACGGGAGCGAGCAGGTCGCCAGTCGGGCGATTTCGGCCGACGTCACGGAGTATCTGATCAAGGAATCACACGCCGATCAATGGGAACGTCTCGCCTCGCTGATCGAAGACGCCGTCACCTACTACCGGAACCACAGTGACCTCATCGATCCAGGAACTCGAGCTCAGACGCTTCTCGATGCGGTACACGACGGGATCGTCGTGCTCAGGGACGGGCACGTCGAATACATAAACAACCCGGGGACGGAGCTCATCGCAGCGAAGTCCCGGTCGTCGCTGATCGGGCGGGCCATCGGGGACGTACTCGATGTCGAGGAACGTCGTTCGCTATCCGATATCCTTGCTGCCATCCAGCGGCGCGACCGATCGTTCGATCGTTTCAAGGCCCGGCTACAGCGACAGAACGGTGCGGTATTGCCGGTCGAAATCACGATCACAGCGGCTGAATGGACCGGGTCAGCCGCGACGATCCTCGTCGTTCGCGACGTCAGTGAACACGAGGAGCGCGAACAGGACCTGTGGTTGAAGAACCGAGCGATGGACAACGCCCCTATCGGTATTACCATCGCTGACGCGGACAATCCGGACAGGTCGCTCATCTACGTCAACGATCAATTCGAACAGCTGACAGGCTATTCGAAGGACGAAGCGCTGGGAGCCAATTGTCGCTTCCTGCAAGGCGCGGACACCGATCCAGCGGCTGTCCGGGAAATGCGCGACGCGATCGACGCTCAAGAGTCGGTCCGCGTCCAGATACGCAACTACCGCGAAGACGGAACCGAGTTCTGGAACCAGGTGACGCTCGCGCCGGTTCGAAATGCCGACGGTGACGTAACCCACTACATCGGCTTTCAAGAGGATGTCACCGAACAGGTGGTTCGTGAACGACGACTGCGGCAGTACGAGTACGCGATCGAGAGCACGAGCGACCTGATCGCGGCTGTCGACGAGGACTACCAGTTCCTGTTCGCCAATCAGGCCTATCGTGACTTCTACGACCTCGATGCGGACGAGGTGACGGACAGGGCGCTACCAGACGTCGTCGGCACCGAGACGTGGGAGACGATCCAGCCGTACGTCGATCGGAGTTTCACCGGCGAGTCGATCCAGTTCGAGATGACACGCTCGCGACCCGATCAACCGACCCGGTCGTTCGACGTCAGATATCACCCGCTCAAGGGAGTTGACGACGAGACCGGCGGAACGATGGCAACGATGCGGGACATCACCGACCAGCGAGAGCGCGAACGCCAGCTCGCGTCGCTCGACAGGATGCTCCGGCACACTCTGCACAACGAACTGAACGTCATCACGGGACGCGCGGAGATGATCGCCGAACGAACGTCCGGCGAAGTCACGCAGTGGGCCGGAGTGATCGACCGAGTCGCAGACCGAATCCTCGAACAGGCGGACAAGGAACGCGACATCGTCGACTTCCTCTCACAGCCGTCGACACCGACGGAGATCGACGTCAGCGAGATGGTCGTCGACGTGGCCGATCGGATGGAGACACGCCATCCAGACGCCGACATCTCCGTCGACGTGGCCGACGATCTGCATCTTCTGACACTGCCGGAGCTCGAGCGGGCGCTCGAAGAGCTGGTCGAAAACGCCGTCGTTCACAACGACGGGACGCCGGTCACGGTTGCAGTGTCTGCCGACACCGACGAAACCACAGTGACGCTCACCGTCGAGGACAACGGCCCCGGCATCCCGGACGAGGAGCGGCGCGTGATCGTCGACAATGCGGACATCGAACCGCTGTTGCACAGCAGTGGAATGGGGCTGTGGCTCGTCAAGCGAATCATCACTCGCGCCGGTGGCACGCTCCAGTTCGATGCCGGCGACACCGGCGGGAGCCGCGTGACGCTCGTCGTCCCCCGGAGAGGGGCGAGCGGTCGCGCTCGACGAGAGTGA